The window ATTCATTTGTCTGCACTCCAGCGAGGAGGAAGGCACAAATATATGCATGATCCATGTCTAAAATTTTGATTGCTGAATTAGTTAGAAATAAGCTACGATCTTTGTGGCTATTAATAAATGATTCAGGGAAATGGTACTGGAACATTGGTCACTGAAATAGCCACAGCTGCATAGCCCTCCTCCATGGAGCAAGAATTGGAATGAGATTTATGGAGGAATTTATggcaaaggaaagaagctgtaGCACACCACCTCCTTGCAACAGAGCTTTAACGCCTAATTTACACGCTCCCTTCCACTGCAAAGTGTGCGCTTTTAATCACGCTAATTATAAAGTGCCCACTTATGATGCTGCAAATCAAGATATGCAAAGAGAGCTACACAGGAGTttgcataaaaaaataatgctgctCCATCCAGTCCACCGCACAGAGCCACGAGGCACCTACATTGAATGTGTCTGCCATCGGGAGCAGCGCGAGCTGCTGGAGCACAGCGAGGACCTTTCCTCAGCTGGGATCTCTGTGGTGGGGAGAATATTTAACCTGGCACCTCCAGaggctctgcaggagctgccaccaCATGTGCCTCTGGGGATTGGGAAGGGCAGAGGGTATCggagcagagatcaaaggcATGAACAGTCACTAAAGGAAATGAGGGACAAACAGCtgccagaggcagcagaggtcCTGCACCTTCCCCAGGAAGCAAAGAGAATCCCTCACTAGATGTGAATGCGTTTTGCTCATTTCCTGGGAAACAAGTTTCCATATGAATAATTGAAGTGTGTTTAAAATGGATGTCTGCAGTTGCTTACACAGACAGGCCTCTGAGACCATTAATCCCCCGATCTGTTACTTCTGTATTAAATCGGTAATATAAcctgtgatttttctgtgtaaGGTTTTTAATGCTGATGTCTTGGTCCTGCAATTTGAGAAAGGAAACAGGTTCCCCATTCATATTTTCATTCATAATGTATCTGCATTTAACTGCCTTGCATACAACCTTAAGGTAACATctaacatggaaaataaaaatacaccaaGTCTGCACCTACAATATCTGGGTAGCAGAGTTACTAATGGCTTCCAGGTTTATGTTGCTGGTGGATTTGAGGGCTTTACTGAATGAAGGATGTTGCAACTATtcaatatcttttaaaaatggtcTTAGAGACCTCCATCTCATtcttaacaaaaccaggatacATCGCATCAGCTTTGTATTCATCCTCCACCCCTGGCATGGGGGGGACCCCTCTCTGAAGTGATATGTCAGGGGAAAGAACTCTTGGACTGCACCTGGACACAGCACCAGAGAATCTCCTTGGTACAGGTGGGGGTCTTCTCCTCTGGGAAGCCCCAGACTAGATATTCCTGTTCCTCTTAACTTCCCAGAACCTTTAAAGAGAAACTGTAGGAGGACTCAGGATGTCAGAAAGAATATGAAGCAGCTCTAATGCCTCTCACTGTTAGCAGGTCCTAAGTCAGCTGTAGAAGCTATTATGAATTTGGTCTTCAGATGAGACAGAGCACCACACAACCAACCAAGATGGGATTCTCATCATTAGgcaaaagagagacaaaaagacatgaaatatttGGAGGTTAAAACGTCCTCACAAGCCCAAAGGCTCAATCTGGTGCACTCCACCTACAGAATGAAATTGATTTAAACAGAATATATGAAATTAGCACTCGCTGCCACCAAGTGTAAATCAGACACAATGCAAGGATATCTGTTTCTGCGGTTAACAAAAGCTCTGTAGACAGCATTGCACCACCTGTAAACGTCACCCCCGAGCTGCGTCACCACCGTGGGACATCTCACCCAGGCAAGTCCAGGTTTAAGCTCTGCAACCAGCACGCGATGGCTccttgcagcagctccagccctgctcagctgaTCCACCCAACGTGCACCAACACTTAAACCCTGGCGATTCCCCTTTGCGACTCCCCTTTGCCACCCGGCTGCTCCCACACAGCTCGGCTGCAGCCACATCTCTGCACTTTGCTCTGTATATCCAGTTTCTGGCTCATGATGCTCCAGCACTGGTCCCCACTCCATAGCATTGGTGTCCACTCCAGCCCCCAGGACCATCATCCCCACTCATCTCACCCTTCCCTCCAGACATCGCAACACTGCGAGCAGCCCCCAGGTTACGTGTTCCACCTAAGCCCTGGATTGTTCTTCTGCCCTGACTTCCCAGCTCAGGTCTGGTCCCGGACTTCATCTTCTTTCATACTtactccttctcctccccaaaaaTCTGATCCGGAATCAGACCCCAGGTGAGAAAGCCTCTCAGCAACTGCTGTGTGCTTCATCCCGCAGAAATATCTCATTGACTGCAGATCAGAGGGTGGTTCTGATGGATCTGGTatttcagcagaagcagaacaAGGGCTTAACTGAAGCAGAAACGACTCACCCACCACAACAGCCTGCGTGTCTGCAAAGCCTCCTGCTTAAAACACCTGATTGCTGGTTAACAGCTGGTTGTTTTATTGCATTGCCCTGGTTGCCAATTTAATATTGATTTCACATTATAACCAGGGACATAACAAGTAGCAGCCTGGACCATAAAAAAGCTGTCTGTGTATGTACAAgttattctcaaaaaaaataaagttttatttggATGCGTGCACAACCTGCTGTTCTTTAAGTCTTCAGAGCACTGAAAACATGACATTTTCTCCCAAAATCTAGTTGAGTCTGtcctgagaaacagaagaactCATATATAAATGGGATGATATTGTCTGTGAGTGAGTTTCTTCCTGCAGGTTGGGCAGGAGTTGGCATTCCTAAGGGAATCACGGAGGCACTGGCTGCAGAAGACGTGGCCGCATTTGGTTGACACAATCAGGCGTCCGCTTTGCACaatctggaagaaaagaaaccacagcTGGTATCTGGAGTAGAGAATTCAACATCGCTGCTCTGTTGGCACCAGGCAAACAGGACCTGGAGTATCTGGAATCAGCACATTGCTACTTGAATGATAAGGAACTCAAAGATGTCTCAGGGCCGTCTTGGGAAGTGTTTCTCCCACGACACACACCACTAAGAGACGACTGTGAGTTCCAATGTGGTTTCACCCTCAGTCCAAGGTGTGTACTCCAAGGCAGCTGTCTGCAGCATCCCGCAGAACCCGACAGCGTTGCGCAGCTCACCCTCCGCCCCGTCCTCCCTCCGACAAAACAGAAACGATGCCAACACGTGGATCCTCACCTCGGAGTAGCCGTCCATGCAGATGGGACAGCTGACGGTACCAGACGGCCTTGCGGGAGAGAGAACAGAACCAGAAAGAACAGGCACCATTAATTTCACCGTGCGCTGAGGGTCACCGATACACAAAACGTCATGTAGCCATCCACCTGCACAGACTAGCCCTGTGCAGTACCCGTATGGCAGGACAGATCTTCAACAGGTCGTTAGGAGCTTTGTTAACAAAAGTATCTGCCTGTCCTTTGGAAACTATTTATTCTAGAAGTGAAAGAGGTTGCCAGAAATTAAAACATCCCCTATTGTAATTTAGCAACATCCCAGCCAAGTAACAATTCCGAGAGCTCCTTCCTTGTAAAATGAGTGATTATATGAACCATATTTTCAGACTCTTTGGCTGTGTCTTTTACATATTGCAAGCACTTCAGCATCTCTCAAGTTGTACCATAAGATACACTATATAACTATTTCAGGAACAACCATAACAAAAGTTTGTGTTGCGGTTTATGGCTTTTTTGGAATGAGCTCTCTTCTAGAAATGCAATTATATTTTAAGTCTGGAATTTGTGCACAGTAATCAAACGGAAACcagaagtttggaaaaaaaatcagtttctgctGTGTATCAGAAATTAGACTTCAGAAAGACACTTTATCTGTCACATACGCATCATTATATCTTGGTTCATCTTCATCAGTGCTAATCAGTATGCAGATGCTCAAGTGTCGCTGGCCAATTAATCCAAGATTTCTGCTTTGCCGTTGATTCTCTGTAATTTAATATTGGTAAGTTAgatatattataaaatatatataggCCTGCAAGTATGAAATTTATTATTCTAAATAGTCTGTAACTTTCTTTCTTAGTTCCTTCACTGCAACACAGGCTAAAAAAACCTGTTgatattttcttattcaaaGCAGATATTCCAGTGCTAAAAGCgctaattaaaattattatcaaCTTTGGGCTTACAGAAATTCTGTatctggaaaataagaaaacagattttgaaaggctttgatctattttatttcaaatactttCTACAAGCTCTGATAGTGACAAACAAACACAGATTGGATCCATTCTCTAAGGCTCTGGCCAGATAATTTAGCACTGTCCTGTGCCTTTTGGTAAATGCAGTTCCAATACAGGCTGCTTAAGtttgttggaaaagaaaaaaaaaagtttaggaCAATTCCATTATCAACTGTAAGACATCAACTCACCTTCAACAGTCTTGCATCAATGTGcatgggaagggagagaaaagaaaaacacaattaGCCTTTGGAGTGCACCCCTAGCACTACGTACAAACACTAGATAAGCTCAGGTAACAAACTGAAGTAGTTTGTACCACAATCAGCTACAGTTGCACTTGGCATCTCTCTGACAGGAGACGTTGCAGCAAAACTCTTCGTATTTGTGAAGTCAAAGACTATCTGCTATCTCCTTCATTTGCCTATGCCTTTGATTTATCTGGAATAGTTTCAGCTTTAAATTGCATCTACTTTTGTTACATTACCCGTGGCTGGTATATATTCTTACCAAGTTTTGGAGCAACAAGCTATTTTAGATCACCCTCTTGCTACCTGCAAGTGATGCTCATAGATTTCAATATATTCATAGGTCCATTTGGGTTTGAATGTGAAATCTGTGTAAAGTGGTAAATCCGAGTAATGTTTTAACCCTTTAAGTCAGGCTACTTGTTTAGATGCCAGAAGACAAGCCCAGAAAATGAGTTTTTGAATATCTAAGGCCTTGGTAGACTATGACCCAAACCCAAACCTTGTAGGGATCAAGCCTAAGTTTTACTGCCGTATTCATGACATCCATTTCCTTTCACTGTACAGACCTTCAAATACAGGTCACATATGTATTTCAATAGAATTTGCCAATGCCATAGCATTAAGTCTTCCAGATTCCTCAAGCTTAATAGTTATCAGTAGGAATCTTCATAAACACACTGCACCATGACAGGTACACCAGACTTCCTCTGATCTTAGACTAACATTTACTGAATGAGTGATCTATATCCTTAGAGAATATCATACTTGAAATGCACCTACCATCATGTCTACACAATGAAAAGGCATATGATCACCTCTAGCCTGGTTAAACTGGTTAAATTATTGTATAGACATTCAACCAGtcctttttcaagaaaataccCAATGCAGATTTACAACAGTCTGGGAAAACAAGGCTGTATTGCTGTGCCCAGGAAGGGTTTTGCTAAGCAGCACCTTCTGAGCAGCTTCTCTGTTGGCTTTCAGGCACAGCCAAGCCAACTTTGAACTAAAACTGTATCCTTAAAGTTGGATTCTAAGAGGGAGCACAATACACAGCTAATTTAACCACAACATTTAGACAAGCGTGCCATTCACTACTTACCACAACAGAATCATTGTGAGTCGGATCAACGACTACAGGATTGGAAGATTCACTTGCGAGATCTACTACTTCTTCACCAGCTTAAAAACAGAACGTTAGAATCAAGATCAGAGACTGCAGAGGGATAAAGTTGCCTGCCACTGTATAACAGGCTGAGGTATGATTCa of the Caloenas nicobarica isolate bCalNic1 chromosome 4, bCalNic1.hap1, whole genome shotgun sequence genome contains:
- the RNF4 gene encoding E3 ubiquitin-protein ligase RNF4; translated protein: MSTTQRKRRGGAVNSRQARRRNRPMSSTAEMASGAEPIELEESAGEEVVDLASESSNPVVVDPTHNDSVVTVEENQRQSRNLGLIGQRHLSICILISTDEDEPRYNDAYVTDKVPSGTVSCPICMDGYSEIVQSGRLIVSTKCGHVFCSQCLRDSLRNANSCPTCRKKLTHRQYHPIYI